The following proteins are co-located in the Solanum pennellii chromosome 1, SPENNV200 genome:
- the LOC107002202 gene encoding phosphatidylinositol N-acetylglucosaminyltransferase subunit P-like: MLEDKGWEDPRSVNSPRRILSFSKNRKATVFFPDPDDRDSGFGVSGDQGPKTSEVYGFVGSITTVVATVLFLVWAYLPEHWLHSLGIVYYPSRYWALAAPAYVMMTIALAVGFYIGLNFLATPPPTSFSMIYDEFTREPLRNGPSIDNDEQPIEPISDIRIDQINDLMFNPR, encoded by the exons ATGCTGGAAGATAAAGGTTGGGAAGATCCTCGTTCCGTTAATAGCCCTAGGAGGATCTTGAGTTTTTCCAAGAATAGGAAGGCCACTGTGTTCTTTCCAGACCCAGACGACAGAGATTCAGGTTTTGGTGTTTCTGGAGATCAGGGACCCAAGACTTCTGAAGTTTACGGATTTGTTGGCTCCATTACTACTGTTGTTGCTACAG TTCTTTTTCTGGTGTGGGCATATCTTCCCGAACATTGGTTGCACTCTTTGGGAATTGTTTACTATCCAAGCAG GTACTGGGCATTAGCTGCGCCAGCTTATGTGATGATGACTATAGCACTAGCTGTAGGATTTTACATTGGTCTCAACTTCTTGGCTACCCCTCCTCCAACTTCTTTCAGCATGATATATG ATGAATTCACGAGAGAACCTTTGCGCAATGGGCCTTCAATAGACAATGATGAGCAACCTATAGAGCCTATATCTGATATTCGGATTGATCAAATAAATGATCTTATGTTCAATCCAAGATGA
- the LOC107002195 gene encoding dynamin-related protein 1E, translating to MESLIGLVNRIQRACTALGDYGGGDNAFSSLWDALPSVAVVGGQSSGKSSVLESIVARDFLPRGSGIVTRRPLVLQLHKTDDGQQEYAEFGHLPRRRFTDFGMVRKEIADETDRITGKTKQISPVPIHLSIYSPNVVNLTLIDLPGLTKVAVEGQSETIVEDIENMVRTYVGKPNCIILAVSPANQDIATSDAIKLAREVDPTGERTFGVLTKLDLMDKGTNALDVLEGRAYRLQHPWVGIVNRSQADINKNVDMIYARRKEREYFATSPDYGHLASKMGSEYLAKLLSKHLEQFIKARIPSITSLINKSIDELESELDHLGRPIAVDAGAQLYTILELCRAFDKIFKEHLDGGRPGGDRIYGVFDNQLPAALRKLPFDRYLSVQNVRKVVSEADGYQPHLIAPEQGYRRLIEGALNYFRGPAEASVDAVHFVLKELVRKSIGECQELKRFPSLQSTIAAASNEALEKFRDEGRKTVVRLVDMESSYLTVDFFRKLPQEMETPKGGKPEAAAAVDRYGEAHFRRIGSNVSSYVNMVSDTLRNTLPKAVVYCQVKEAKQSLLNYFYTQIGKKEGKALSELLDEDPALMERRMQCAKRLELYKKARDEIDSVAWVR from the exons ATGGAGAGTTTAATTGGTTTGGTGAATCGGATTCAGAGAGCTTGTACTGCTCTTGGTGATTATGGTGGTGGAGATAATGCGTTTTCTTCTTTATGGGATGCTCTTCCTTCAGTTGCTGTTGTCGGCGGTCAG AGTTCTGGAAAGTCATCTGTGTTGGAAAGCATAGTAGCCCGAGATTTTCTTCCTCGTGGATCAG GAATTGTCACAAGGAGACCATTGGTGTTGCAGCTTCATAAGACTGATGACGGACAGCAGGAATATGCAGAGTTTGGTCATTTGCCAAGAAGACGGTTCACAGATTTCG gCATGGTTCGCAAGGAGATCGCGGATGAAACTGATCGAATCACAGGGAAAACTAAGCAGATCTCCCCTGTTCCGATCCACTTGAGCATATACTCTCCAAATG TGGTCAACTTAACGCTGATTGATTTACCTGGTTTAACAAAAGTGGCTGTTG AGGGGCAGTCTGAGACTATAGTCGAAGACATTGAGAACATGGTTCGAACGTATGTTGGGAAG CCCAACTGCATCATTCTAGCAGTTTCTCCTGCCAATCAGGATATCGCCACCTCTGACGCAATAAAACTTGCAAGAGAAGTGGATCCAACAG GTGAACGGACTTTTGGAGTGTTGACCAAGCTAGATTTGATGGACAAAGGCACTAATGCTCTAGAT gTTCTTGAAGGAAGAGCTTATCGTTTGCAACATCCCTGGGTTGGTATTGTGAATCGTTCACAAGCTGACATCAATAAaaatgtagacatgatctatgCAAGAAGAAAGGAGCGTGAATATTTTGCTACCAGTCCGGATTATGGGCATCTGGCTAGTAAAATGGGTTCGGAGTACCTTGCAAAACTTCTGTCAAAG CACTTGGAACAATTTATTAAGGCAAGAATACCAAGTATCACATCACTTATTAATAAAAGCATAGATGAACTTGAATCGGAACTGGACCACCTTGGAAGGCCTATTGCTGTTGATGCAGGC GCTCAACTGTATACTATTTTGGAACTTTGCCGTGCTTTTGATAAGATATTTAAGGAGCATCTAGATGGAGG TCGACCTGGTGGTGATCGAATATATGGAGTGTTTGACAACCAACTACCTGCTGCTTTGAGAAAACTCCCTTTTGACCGATATCTCTCTGTGCAAAATGTGAGGAAAGTTGTTTCAGAGGCAGATGGTTACCAGCCTCACTTGATAGCACCTGAGCAAGGTTATAGACGTCTAATTGAAGGGGCCTTGAATTATTTTAGAGGCCCAGCTGAAGCCTCTGTTGATGCT GTACACTTTGTGCTGAAGGAACTAGTGAGGAAATCTATTGGAGAATGTCAG GAATTGAAGCGGTTTCCCAGTTTGCAATCTACAATAGCTGCAGCTTCTAATGAAGCCTTGGAAAAATTCCGTGATGAAGGTAGAAAGACGGTAGTCAGATTAGTGGACATGGAATCTTCTTACTTGACAGTGGATTTCTTCAGAAAACTACCTCAGGAGATGGAAACCCCCAAGGGGGGAAAGCCAGAAGCTGCTGCTGCTGTAGACCGGTACGGAGAGGCTCACTTTCGTCGGATAGGTTCAAATGTATCATCATATGTGAATATGGTGTCTGATACATTGAGGAACACACTCCCCAAAGCAGTGGTTTATTGTCAAGTGAAGGAGGCTAAACAATCTTTGTTGAACTACTTCTACACCCAGATTGGGAAGAAAGAG GGCAAGGCACTTTCAGAATTGTTAGATGAAGATCCTGCATTGATGGAGAGAAGAATGCAATGTGCCAAGAGGCTTGAACTGTACAAGAAAGCAAGAGATGAGATTGATTCTGTAGCGTGGGTACGATGA